Genomic segment of Mesotoga infera:
AAAAAAGGTAAAGGTTGAGCTTTCCTCTGTAGAACCCAATCCAAACATAATTGGAATACTCTCTCTGTCAAGAAGAACATACAAAGACTGACCTCTTCTACTTGAGCTCTCTCTACGACTCTCTGTTACCACTTTGCTTTCCAATCAAGGACGACCCATAGTATAATGAAAAAGAACGCAAACGTTTGCGAAAGGTTGCGATTCTCAGTGATGAAGAAAACAACGATAAAAGACATAGCAAAAGAACTGAACGTATCGCCGTCGTCCGTATCGCGAGCGCTTTCCGATGAACCGGGAGTGAGTCCTTCCCTGAGGAAAGAGATAGTTGACGCGGCCGAGAGACTGAACTACATTCCCAATTCTTCCGCAAAATCCCTGAAGACAAGAAAGACCCAAACGGTGGGCCTCATTGTGTCGGATATCAGGAATCCATTCTTCCTGGATTTCATGAGCGGAATCGAGACCGTCCTCTTTCCTAGAGGCTACAAGTTCATCGTCTGCGACATCGGGGAGGATTTCGAGAAAGAGAGAGTCTACATCAAATGGCTCCTCGAACACGGTGTCGAGGGTATACTTTCCTCGCCCTGTCAAGGAGAAAACGGAAGGGACAACTCAAAACTCTACAGAGAGGCAGTCAGGAGAAACATTCCTGTCGTCTTCTACGACAGAATTCTTGAGGGAATGGAGAGGATAAGTTCGGTAACTCTCGATAACCGGCAGGCGATTCTCCGAGGCGTGTTGCACCTAAAGGAAAACGGTCACGGGAAGCTCGGAATAGTCCTTCACAAAAAGGGAATCTATACAATAGAAGAGAGACGCATGGGCTTTTTGGATGCATGCAAGATGCTGGATATTGAGATAAACACCGACTGGATTATCGAAAATGCAGTAGACGTGGAGAGGACCTCACTGTCACTGCAGTCTGTGCTGAGATCGGACAGGAGACCGGATGCGATCATATCCACAAACCAGTTTCTAAATGAGGTCATAGTTGCAACCGTGAGGCGGATGGGCCTGAAACTCCCCGATGATCTGTCGATTGTAGGCTTCGATGATCATTCCATGAATGACCTGATCGAGCCACCCTTGACGACGATCAGACAGCCTGTAGAGGACATCGGCAGGATTGCCGCCACGATACTGCTGAGCGAAATAGACGGAACAAGAGGTGAGAAATCGAAAGTTGTGCTGAAGGCGGAATTGCTTCAAAGAAAATCTGTGTCAAAGCTCATATAGATAAGCTCGAAGAAGACATTGAAAAGAGGAGGAATGCT
This window contains:
- a CDS encoding LacI family transcriptional regulator; this encodes MKKNANVCERLRFSVMKKTTIKDIAKELNVSPSSVSRALSDEPGVSPSLRKEIVDAAERLNYIPNSSAKSLKTRKTQTVGLIVSDIRNPFFLDFMSGIETVLFPRGYKFIVCDIGEDFEKERVYIKWLLEHGVEGILSSPCQGENGRDNSKLYREAVRRNIPVVFYDRILEGMERISSVTLDNRQAILRGVLHLKENGHGKLGIVLHKKGIYTIEERRMGFLDACKMLDIEINTDWIIENAVDVERTSLSLQSVLRSDRRPDAIISTNQFLNEVIVATVRRMGLKLPDDLSIVGFDDHSMNDLIEPPLTTIRQPVEDIGRIAATILLSEIDGTRGEKSKVVLKAELLQRKSVSKLI